From Segatella copri, the proteins below share one genomic window:
- a CDS encoding FimB/Mfa2 family fimbrial subunit produces MAHFLNNKCCKLVCISAIALTSLSSCMKDDITSCPTAKLSLKFDYTYNVKEADAFSAEVKNLNVYVFDKNGKFVDNYTESADKFETGHKMEITDLQAGKYTFVCLARDKQPAAMGTRAEGDDETEFSFTKLTPGISTINDLQEEMGKKNAEESVNDKHFTALYTAQDSLNFDGENDVQGKLSLMKCTKTYRVVMLPFEPDQEGFTAENFDVEIKGSAALLDYKGDKVKPKAITYLPYEKKLVENHSGKTEVEGEDVEKALVYDLSSSRMFETKDDNKSRAADGSSQYDDKRIVITDKRINKVIFNHSLPWFLSLCASDRYGKDWSDQQYLDRQDHYTLVFYVPAPSSTYSMDARIKVNNWVLNLQNADLGK; encoded by the coding sequence ATGGCACATTTCCTCAACAACAAATGTTGCAAGCTGGTTTGCATCTCAGCCATCGCACTCACTTCTCTTTCATCATGCATGAAAGATGATATCACGAGCTGCCCTACAGCTAAGTTGTCGCTCAAATTCGACTATACTTATAATGTGAAAGAGGCTGATGCTTTCTCTGCTGAGGTGAAGAACCTCAACGTTTATGTATTCGACAAGAACGGTAAGTTCGTAGATAACTATACCGAGTCGGCTGACAAGTTTGAAACAGGTCATAAGATGGAAATCACAGACCTGCAAGCAGGCAAGTATACCTTCGTCTGCCTGGCTCGTGACAAGCAGCCTGCCGCAATGGGAACAAGAGCCGAAGGTGATGATGAGACCGAGTTTAGCTTTACTAAACTTACCCCAGGTATCTCTACCATCAACGACCTGCAAGAGGAAATGGGCAAAAAAAACGCAGAAGAATCCGTTAACGACAAGCACTTCACCGCCCTCTATACCGCACAGGACTCCCTCAACTTTGATGGAGAAAACGATGTGCAGGGAAAATTGAGTCTGATGAAGTGTACCAAGACATACCGCGTGGTGATGCTTCCATTCGAACCCGACCAGGAAGGATTCACAGCCGAAAACTTCGATGTAGAAATCAAAGGTTCCGCTGCCCTACTCGACTATAAGGGCGACAAGGTAAAGCCAAAGGCAATCACCTATCTTCCTTATGAGAAGAAACTGGTAGAAAACCACAGCGGTAAGACCGAGGTAGAAGGCGAAGACGTAGAAAAGGCGCTGGTTTACGACCTGTCATCATCACGTATGTTCGAAACCAAAGATGACAACAAGAGCCGCGCTGCCGACGGATCCAGCCAATATGATGACAAGCGCATCGTCATCACCGACAAGCGTATCAACAAAGTCATCTTCAACCACTCCCTGCCTTGGTTCCTCTCACTCTGTGCCAGCGACCGCTACGGCAAAGACTGGAGCGACCAGCAGTATCTGGACCGTCAGGACCATTACACCCTGGTATTCTACGTGCCAGCTCCAAGTTCTACCTACAGCATGGATGCAAGAATCAAGGTAAACAACTGGGTTCTGAATCTTCAGAATGCCGACCTGGGAAAATAA